The Cryptococcus neoformans var. grubii H99 chromosome 10, complete sequence genome segment GTGGATGATTTTGAGAAAGTTCTTGAAGGATCTTAATAGTTTCTACTGGAGCTGTGAATTGGCAAATGTTTGATGAATAAAAGGATGCATGACTGTGAAAATGCAGAGAAGTCTTAATTTTTTGTTACATAGTTCTCCTTCAGACCTACGTCAGATTCACATATACTTGTACAAGTCACATTATCTGCGCTATACGCAGGAGAAGTGTTGCTGCTGAAAGACTGAAAGAACAAGTTCGGCCGGCGGATAATACCTGGCTTCCGACTTTTGGCGACGCGTTCTTGGATCTCTGCGCCATCTGCCATCTTTTGACGGACGCGACGGATGACCTAGCAATTCAGCGTTCAGCAACAATTGTTCACACTCTTCTCTAGTGTCTCCAAGCAGCTACCCCCGCAGGCTGGCAGATCACGGGCAAGATGCCTCCGATTGTGGACCTCTTCTCAGCTTCGTCCAAGCCCATGCCTATGGTTgactctcttccttcgcaGCCCCTTCAGTTCGCAGCCACGCTTCGTCCTATCGACCTCAATGCTCCCTCAGCCGCCACAGCCAAACTCCCCAAGCCACGCCGCGGTGAGGAATTTATACCGAAGGTCTTTCCAACCCCTCCTTACATCCACTCTCGCCATCCAAGTACAGCATCGATTCAGGATACTTTTAAcgatctttctcttccggACAAATCAACAACTGTGGGAACAGACGAGTGGATGCAACAAAAAGTAGACAAATGTCTAGACGATGCTTCTGGGAACTTGGAAATTACGTGAGTATCTTCTAGATGACGAAAGCTAACATGGCAGTGGACTTGGTCTCACGACTCTCTCCACCAAAATTGCAGATCTTCGCGACCTGGTAACTTTGCCCAGCGCATTCTCACCGTCTTCTCAGCAACCTCGCACGTATCCTTCACCTCTCAGAGCTGTTGtaagacaagatgaagaccCTATCAGGCCCGTTAGTACTCCCACCAATGCGTCTTCAATGTCACGAGCCATCTCCGCGcctgcttcttcattcGCTTTCAACAATCTCCAAGGCCCTAGAGCTTCAACTTTCACACGTGCTCGTGTCATACCTGCCACATCTGAGGCTGCTGAGCATGAAGAGAATGTCTCTGAAGTATCTACCGCGGCAGCAGGAGGTGGTGCATTGATGGCGAGTCCAGTGATGGGATCTGCGACGGGAAAAATGGTAGAATCGAGAAGAACTTCTATGGGTCGCACAAAAAGTTCGTTTGCTCGGCTAAACACGATCATGAACGCGCAAGTATTTCTGGGAAACAATAGGCTAACCTGGTGCGGATTGTCTACGTATCGTATATGGTCCCAACTGACGGCTTAGGACAGTTTACCTTCTGCCTTATTCGAAGTCTCCAACATCACTGTTCTTTCGCTGCGAGGTAATAACCTGAAGTCCATACCAGCTGCTATCGGGGCTTTGCACAACCTAAAAGAGCTGAATATTGGAAACAATTCCATTGTAAGTCCTCTGTCTCACTGTTGCAATCGAGCTCATAATATGTGTAGACCGACCTCCCCTGGACTATCCTAGATCTCTCATTGGGTCTCTTCACAGCAGACCCTAATCCTTTCCTTAAGCAAGAAGCAGACGAGTTATGGGGTCCCCTTGTGCGCCATTATGACTCTCCTGTCCGCAGCTTAAAAGATCTCTGTCTATCTGTCCTCATTTCCCCTCAAAAACCGAACGATCTCCCCCCATTACTGGACAAATACTATTGGGATCCTCCTCGTAGAGGCGTacctcaccctcttcttgatgCGAGTGCAATGCACGAGCTCATTCCCAACATTGACGAGGCTGATTTGGAACGGGTGTTACAACTCTTGCGCAGCTGCAGTAATCATCATTTGTATTCAAAGAGGCATAATCCCTCTGGGTCGCCTGAGACGGTCGACCCTTTCCCTCGATCGCATCGAGTGTCACCGTCTGACGATGCTTCGACCAATCCCTACTACCTTGCTTGCCCATCATCTCGTCATTTAGAAGGTGATGGTAGCTCAACTTTAGCTCCTCGCCGTCATTTGTTTGTGCACCCAGCTGAAGAAAGAATCCAGTGGACAGACGTTGCTGGTCATCGACTCCCAGTGAGGTGGATGGGCTGTTCACCAGGATGTTTGGCGCTGGAATATCTgggcgaagaggaagattggGAATTTGACGGAGGGGGGGATGAGGAGATTACGCTTTGAGGAAGCCTTGGATGCGAGGAAATCTTCCATTTTATACAATAACATCATATGGTTCTTTATCAGCACTCATTTAACGGATTTTACGAACAGATGTCTTTGGGTATGAATTTTGCTTCACAAGAAGTGCATTAATATTTGTAGAGATGTTACATAAGACGAGCAGTTGATGAATGCCTTTAGGCGTTCTATAGCTACATCATCATATACGTAACATACGCTTGAGGAacacagcagcagctgatCGTCATCATGTATTTAAGAGGGGTGAATATAATCAAATGTTTTCAAATTGTAATTCAAATCCTATAGCCAAGAAATGTGGAATAGTGAGTGAATATATGGGAATGGAGCTTTGCGCTAGGCTATTTTGgtatcttttttttttttttttaagAAGGCGCGATTGCCGAACTCGCGTACCCGGGAACTGGGTCGGATATGCGCGGCGGTGGTAGGTCGTTAGGCGGATCTTCCGAGTTCATTGTGCCTGGCCTTCGCTGCGCTGTTCAAAAGCTAATAATTGGAGATACAGATTACCGTATTGGAGATGGCCGACTCCCATATTTTATCGTGTATCGATCCACTTGAAAAACAAGGTGGGTCAAAAGCAACGCTTCCACAGATGTCATAACTGCATTTTTGCGTTTCTACACTGCTCTTGATACCGGCACAGCCGACCAAATCTTCATTGCTTTGCTTTGCCTTCCTAACAACGCCACCTTTGCACGGTCGAACGCAACATTTATTCGCCAGCACAATTacaaaaaagagaaaagccTGCAAAAGGAGGGAGAAAaacatatatatacatcATCGGCCCGGCTCCGACCTGAGAAAGAGATAAAGCTGAATGCTGCCCCTATTAGGCGCATGATCTCTTGAACATTCCACAATCACAGCTGCCCTGTTGGTCGGATTATCATGACCTCTGCTACTGGTGCAATTATTTACAAGGGTGAGCGAGCATTTCTGTAATCTTATCTTGCTGACGCGCATTCGTAATGTACTATAGCGTTCGCGCCAACCATcaaaatgatgatatgtATAACGATCGGTTTCGTGCTGACCAAGAAGGGCATATTTGCCCCTGCAAATGCAAAAGGTGTCAGCATCTTGAGTCTCGTGAGTGGATATGCGAAAACAATATGGTCGTGTGATTAACCTTTAATTGGCATAAAAGAACGTCGGTCTCCCTGCACTTGTCTTCGGCTCGATGATATCTGCCTTCACGTCTGAAAATATCAAGGCTTTTGGATCTTTAATTCTCATTGCGTTTTTGTATATGATCTTGGGCTTCATCTGTGCTTGGTTCGTTCGCGAGCTTTTCTTCGTCCCGCCAGATTTCCGCTATGGCATTCTTGTTGTAAGTCTGGAATTTCAATATCTGAGAAAAATATTGATATCTGGTTGGCGATAGATGGGAACAATTTCCAACTGGGGTAAGCAATCCGGATTACGGGTCCTCAGTTTTTCTCTGACAAGCAGAACAGGTAATTTACCTACAGCAGTCGTACAAACGCTTGCGAAAAGTGCGCCATTCGATCCTGATACGGATGTCGAGCTAGGTATTGCATATATTGCGTAAGTTTGGATATTATCAGCTGAAACTGACAATACAGCGTTTTCATCCTCGCCATGAACGTCTGCCTGTTCCCCATGGGACTACACAAGGCGAGCGATATCTCTTCAACAGGCAGTCTCCCAAAGCTAACGCCTAAGTTAGATGTGCGCTTGGGACTTTCGACAGGAGAACCTTGTCAAACCTCGTCCACCTCCAGTAAAAGAACGCTGGGGAAAAAGGCTTCGTGCTATCAAAGGAATGTTCAAGAAGGATAAAAcggccaagaaggaagatagCGATAACGACGAAAAAATTGAGGAAATCACCAACGGACTCCCGTCTCCAGAAACTGAAATTTACACGTCGAAAACAAGTACCGATTACGGCGAGCGGGGAGAGGAGCCTTCAGAGATGATCCAACGAGCGCGTTTCACTAGCGGAGCCGATGTTGTCCGGAAGAAATCTCGGgcgtcttccttccattctaTGATGGAGACTACTCGGCCCATTCCTCCTACGGCCCCTCTTGACGCTAGCGGTATAGCCGAACCATGCCATGCTCCGTCTTCTACCAACCCTGATCAACTCTTACCTGTATGCTCCCGACCGATTGAGGCTTACCAATACCACCATCCTGTcactcctgctccttctgtACATAAGCCGTCATGGAGTCAGAGACTGCTAAAGCTTGCCAGGGAATTTGTCATGCCCTTGACGGTCGCGATCATAATGGGTATCATATGCTCCGTCATTCCCCCTGTCAAGGCGCTTTTTGTGACTGTGGACGGGTGGTCCGGGACAAGAATACCTTATGCGCCTGATGGGAACCCTCCATTATCTTTTATTACGGACACAGCAACCTTTTTGGGTAGGCAACTCTATTCCGTGGGACTTCTTCTGACATGGCAGGATACTGATATTTCATAGGCGGTATGACCATTCCGGCGGGTTTGATTTTACTTGGTGCCAGTTTTgggagattgaagatgCCCAAGAAGTGGAGCGATATGCCAATTGGCGCTATTATTGTGGGTAACATCATTCATTTCTTTGTCATCCATGAATGTGCATTGTTTACGCTACTGTAGGCTATGATGGCTTTCAAGAGTGCGTATGAAAGATAGATAGTTTCCTATGGCAATGTACTGACAATCCAAAAGTGATTATCATCCCTGTTTTCGGAGTGTAAGCTATTGATTTCAAGGTGTTTCTCATAATTACGACTGATCTTTTATTTCAGGTTTGTCGTTCAAGCTTTCAGAGACGACACTGGACTATACCCCAAAGACGACAAGAGTGAGTTGCTTTTGAGCGTCTTGCTCTTTACGTTGAACAAAATTTCCAACGCTGACACTATTTTACAGTGCGAACTTTTGTTAGCATCCTTCTTGCAGGTACGCCAGCTGCCGTTAATCAGCTTGTCATTACACAATTATACAATCCGGAAGGTACTGCGGACACGTTATCAAGTTTCTTGGCTTTGCAATGTAAACATTTTCAGCCCCCAGGAATATCTGTGACATGTGCTAACAACATGGTTTTAGATGTTCTCATGCCTATCTTATCTACGTAAGTATTGACTGATGAACTACTGTACTTCTGTCCAGGGAGAGACCAGCTGATGATCGTCTAGTATTTTAGCAGCAGTGGCTCTGTATATCACGGAACAAGTTTGAGATAGCGTTGATGCGGAGGTGTAAGGAAGCACGGTGACCATTGCATAGAAATATAGATTAGGCTTGTGTATAATTTTTGCATAGCAGTTGTTTTTATAGCATGAACACAATTCAATATCCCAGGATTCTGCTGATCATCAGTTATAAGCCTTGTGCACAGAGCAATCTGATCGTTAGGAAAGTCACTGATGTATACATACAGTACAACGGCCTAATCAAGTTTTCTGGACGATCTCTTCCCCGTGTCACCCTCCAGAATACCTCCCGCTTTCTCCAAAACGTCTGGCAAGCCCTTCTCCGATGCATTATGTCTTCTCACCTCCTCATTATCCTCACTATCCTTCCAGTACATGATCATCTGCACAGCCAAGACAGCGTTAAGCATGGCAGCACTGGCAAACCCCCAGAAAATGAGAGGATCGTCGACTTCTTGTTTTGTAGTGAATACACGGGCGACACAGCCGAAGAAATTGTTGAACACCGCGAAAGCAGAGAGGTTACCCGTCGAGCGATATTTATAGTTGGTCATAATTTGTGGGGCCTTGGAGATTAGAGACAGGGGAAGGGTGGCAGCTTGAAGGATCGAAACTGCGAATAATGAAGTGTAAGCTTTCGGTTGGGAAGTATTTGGGCAAAGGGATACCTACGAAGACTCAAAGGACAGAGTGTTCCGGaccaaaggaagaagcctgTAGCAGCAGTGATAACAGCACCAGTCAAGACCTTTCTGTCATTGGTATTTCgcttggaagagagaggtcTGGCTCCAATGACTGCTCCTTTTTGAGGTGCAAGGTGGATGATAAGAAGGGTGATAATAACGTTTTGGATGGcaagaaagaaggtttCGCCATAGGtggagaatgggaatgCATTTCGGGAGTTGTAAGCAAGGTTGATAGAGTAGGCCACTGTCTCGAGAGCCTTGGGTCATGTCATGTCAATAGGCGAGAATGCAATTGATTACTGTGAAAACGTACATAAGCAGAGAGCGAAAGTCCTCTTGCAGACTGGTCAGATACGATTTTGATTATCTATGGTGCAACGGCATGAGTGAGAGGGTATAAATGCGTATTACAGGAGCTGACCTGAGGAATCTTGACGATACTGCCTCCAACGACGATTCCGAAACCCAAGCCTTTAGACAAAGCATACTTGAGGCATTCACTGTCTGTGATGTTGAAATCGTACACGAGCGTGCCGTAGCATTCTTCACCTATGAGGGCTTCGAGGGGGGCTCTCGCAAAGTATGGGATGTTGTGGGTGATTGCTGTGACCAAGGAGTTGGCTGACATCGGGGCGGATTTCTGGATAAACATGCTTCCTGGACGCACCATAACGTCCGCAGAATTCCCACCCGGACCGCACCGCGGGATCAAATCGCCCATTTATTCTCTCCGCCACATAACACCCGAATatttccatcctcatctcgaattcgtcttttctccatccaCACTACCACTCCACAAACGCACTCAACACATCTCCTCATCACACAATGGTTGtcgttgttgaagaagtcCGTGACGAAGCCGCCGAGGAAGTTGTCCTCCAGGAAGGCGAGAACGAATCCGATTTCGAGACCGACTCTGAAGTCTCCTCCACCATTTCAGACGATGACGACTTTAACCCCGCCGACGAATCTTTTTACGACCGGGTCGCCGCTCTCAAAGACATTGTCCCTCCCCAGACCCGTTCAAGCCTCTACAACAGGTACAAGTCAACAACTGGCTGGGCTTGGTGGGGTATTCAAAGCGCCGGCTCCCTTGCCTGGTTGGTGAGCACCAGCGCTCTTTTGGTTGGTTTGCCTTTGGCTCTTGCCATTGAGGACGAAGCCAGGGTTGTCGctcaggagaaggagatgcAGATGCAGAGTGCCGGTCAGCAGCAGGTGAGTTTGGCTTTTTGTGAATGTGTCGTAGGTTAAGGCGCTATTGTTGATCgtcccatcttctttctgtCTCTTCCCACCCTTGATTCAATTCGCACTTGATCTccatttctcttcttgttcaaAACATTGCTTCCGACAACGCAGATGCTCGGCGCGCCTCAGGGTCAACAACCCCAGGGCGTCCTTCCCCCCGGGTTCTAAACATCTCGAAAGAAAATAGCGGCGGTGATAagagtgaagaaggaacgaACAAAACGaaacaaaaggaagagaagtcTTGAAATACGACTTTGTGCGATTGTTGATGGAGTCTCGATGGGATCAGATAGATGGAGGGGGATTTTGAGTTGTTGGATGAACCAGAGGATGTAATCAGGGCAAGAGGTCCAGTGTATAGTACAGCTTTACTACGCCTATGATCTGGATGAGCGGCATGTATTCTTCACCCCTCTCGCCATTTCGCCACTTCCAACCCTTTTTGAATGCCGTCAAGTCTTTCAAGTAGAAATAAGATCGATCGATACCATGGCATGCAACAAAACGATGTTTAATATCTATAACAAcccaaaaaagaaagctCCAACACCGCAACTCCCTTTGGATCACACCCTCTCTATGCTGTCGCAGGTATCGCACCATCCGACGATAAACCCGCCATTTCAGCTTCCGCCGCTTTCAGACCGCCCTTGACCAAACCATCGAACCATAGCACAATCTTGATGGACCTCGCTCGAGCATCCAACCCAAGTTCCACTAAACCCAGTGTAGTATTCCAGTACGCATAATCGAAGAATGAGTTGATAAAGCTTTTGAACAGGCTCACAGAAAAGCCCTGGGTAGAGAGCGATTTGCGAAAGTTGGCATAGTCGGCTTGCCAGACTGTTTGTGTCGAAATGTCAGCAAAAATAAATCTCGGGTCGGAAAGAAAGCTTGCGACGTACTAGCCTTGGCACAGTAGCGAGCGACGATAACAAAGACTCGGCTTTGTCCATGGGTGGTAGCAAGACTCTGGTCCAGTGACCGTTGCAAGTCTGACAATTTGAGAATCATCAACATACGCCTACAACAAAAGACTATGAGCGTCCTTCCACATTttaagaaaaaaaaaccttCCAAATCAGACATACCTAGGAACTATTCGTAAGAGTTcaaagatggaagcaaTCAATCCCTCCCTTTCCAACATAGCAGCCCTCAACTTTCTGATCTGATCCTTGTCAAATGTCTTGGAATCGAGCAATGAAGTGGGTCTAGGATCGTTAGCTGAATCGTGGGTGTTGCTTTCATCAGCCATGTTGATTTGGCCGGTAATGGCGGATTCCAATATGGGGTACTGCAAAGCGACTCAGTCAAATCATACTTCATAAATTATATTCGTTAGACGTaccatatcatcatcaatgtTCCCAACAAGTCTAGCATAATGCCGTCTTTCGGCAATTGTCTTTTTGGACGTGGATTTAATAAGGGATAACCAAAAGTGGGCATAATTCACTCGGAGGTCATCAGGCACGTCAAAGTACTGTCCATGATCGAGGAGACAGACGTCGAAATTGAAAGGCGATGTGGAACCTGAAGCTTTTGGTCGAATCAGAAGATTACCATGATGAGGGTCGGCGTGGAAATAGCCATTGATATACACCATCTGGCTGAAAATCCTGGCGAGTTCTTGGGATACTTGATTACGGTCAATCTTGTGTTTCTTGAGGTACATCAAATCATCGACTCGTCCGCCCTCGATAAACTCCATGACCATACACCTCCTCTCTGCCCAGAAAACTTCGGGAAGATAGAGACTAGTCTTCCCCTTGAGGTGCAAGAAGTCGCCCATACATCTGGCCGAGTTGGCAGCTTCATGCCTAAAGTCCATCTCCAGCGGCAACATCTcgttcatctcctcccctaACCAACTGAACTCAAAATCGGGGAAGACGTATTTCACAAAATGGATCGCAAAATTGACGGTGGCCATGTCCACAGCGGCAAATTCTTGTAAATCGGCATGTTGGACTTTGACGGCTACGGCCCGACCTGTGCGCTTGTCGACTCCACGATGAACCTGAGCAAGGGAGGCAACTCCGATAGGATTGGGCTCAAAGTCTGTAAACATGTCGTCgatccccatccccagaTCCGCACGTAACATCTCATCCGTTCTCTGCACAGGTGTCGGGAAACACTGGTCTTGCAATGGCCTCATCGTTTCTGTCCATTCTTTCGGTAAAACTTGTACAGCAGCAACATGTTGCCCCAGTTTTACATAAATACCCGAATTCTTCTTAAGCGCCTCCAACAATCTCTCCGCACTGCGCTTGTGACAGGCTCTTCTAGCCTTTCTCTTAAtttcaatctcctcatccgTGAGCCCCTTGCCTGACGCTCCTAAGCGCTCTTCGGCAGCAAAAACCTGCTTGTAATCCCATACATCGATAGAGACTGCTTTCATCACTCTTGCGCAACGGACGACAGCGATAGCTGTATGGCGAAAGGGGGGATATGTGTAATAGAGTAtagagagaagggagaggaggatgagcaaATTTCGGAGTCTGcgaagacgacgaggagaaCTGGATAGATAAGTGAGTGGAATGGGGGAAGTGTTGGGTTGAAGGGTATTCCGCGAGATTCGAGAAGTGTACAAGCTCCTCTTGACTACTGGTAACCGTACTTCCATATGGATAGCATTCTGACGTCTCTTTTCAGTCTCGAAACCTCTTTGATGGGCCGGATTTGAAGTTTTCAATGTCGACAACACGCCATTCGGCGTCGTTCGGTTTGTCAGTGGTCGCGCGAGGAGTGGTCGATGGGTCGCCGCCACTGAACCACCCAATGCTCCATGGAAGGAGCGCTGAAAAGCTCTCGTGGTGATGGGCTGTCCTCCTGTGGTAAGGAGGAAAAGCATTTTGGTTTTGTCGTTTTATTGAAAATCGAAGATTTCTCAACAAGCGGAATTTTAATGTTGACGACGGCAGTCGTGGGACGTGATTTCTCGGGTATCGGAACTAGACTTACGCGATCACGACTACGTATATAGCAGGTTATTGCCCCATCAACCAGCGAACTTTCTATATGAAGATGCATCCCCTCACACATTATGCGAATGCAAAAGATGAAACCAAGTGCAATGCCGGAATCCAGGCTACACTACAACACAAAAACAATGCGGATGACAAAAAATGTATAAGGAAGGGTATATATTCCCTATGTCTATAGACTTGTGGCAAATGAGCTTTTTGGCGAGAAAAATGCGGATGTAAAGATGTAAAGGTAAAAAGGTAAAGCTGGTGACGAGTTAATATCTGAAAGATATTTTACGCCTAAGATAACTTGCGTTTGGCTGTATGTTGATAGGCAGGGAATCAAGAATGACACCCTACCGCCTAGCGTCATAACCGGGGAGGAGGCAAGCCTATGCCAGGTGGAGGACCTGTCGGAGCAGTAGAACGAGGGTATGGAGGAAAGTAGCTCATAGGTGGAGCGCCATTAGATTTGGGAGTAGGTCCAGAGCTGGGTTGCCAAAAATGGTATCTCGGTGTAGACTCTGTCCTGGAGGCAAACGgcacagaagaagatgatggcggATTCATCCTGTCTCTTCTCATTGCCGCCTCGTAATCGCGTGCAGCACGAGCATCATATGCTGTAGGTTGAGGTGGAGGTAATAGTACAGAAGGATGATACATGGAATTTGGTCGATCCCACATACCTGAGACGActtgagaggaagaaggtaatggtggtggcggtggtggaggttgtTGGTGGTGTTCTTTGGGTTGTTGCCAAGCTGATGCCTGTGGAGGTCGCTTGTTTGATTGCGATCGACCGTTATTGTACATTGGATACACGGGTGATGGccgacgaggaggtggtgaAGGTGACCGGGGAGCAGAAGATCGTTGGAGGCCCATTTTTAACAGATCGGATTGTATATCAGTCTGACTGAGAGATTGGATATCTCGGGTAATAGCTCGTCGCTGTCTGACTTTGCCGTCAACCTCGATAGGTTCAAGAGTTTGCTCCCCTGTAGAGAGTAGGTGTTTGTCTGCTATGGCCCAgccacctcctccacgaCCCGCTCTGAGATTGGGTAACGCGTCGGGATTCCGGCGAAGGGCGATTCTTTCTGCTGTGAGACGTGCCATCTTTTGTCGATTGGCATGAGTTATCTCGTCAGCGATTTCTTCCAACCTCACCTAGTCCCCAAGTCAGCATTGTAAACCTTCGTTGAGATAGTTGATACTCACATGGAAATTAAACCTGATGGATTTTTTCCAATGATCAcacatcttcaacaactcGCCTTCATCCGCTTGCTCACGCGCTTCCGCCCAGAGGTACTGGGCATCCTTCCGCCTTTCCAGTTCCTGCCAAAGCCACAGAAGTTGAGGATGACAGCCATCTAATAaatctttttcttgctgATCAAGACTTGCAATTGCACTGCCATCCATCAGTACAGACCTATAACACAGTGATGAAGTACTGACTCGTCAATCAGTCTATGTCTGGCTTGTTGTCTGGCAACAGCAATGGGATCATCCGGATCAACTGAACAGAAATTAGCGCCCATACAATGACCAATGGGATTTGTACTTACCTTCACCCTTTTTTAaccattttcttctcttcctagGCGCCCTCTTTGCAGTTTGAGGTTTATCCCCTTTTTCAACCACGtctgcctcttccatgGCATTTTCACTTTCTGGTTGGCCCCCTTCACTCCCCTCGACGACCTCAACGCCCAAAACCATCTCTCCTACAGCCTCATCCTGGATCTCATCCCTGGATGCGTCATTCCTCTGCTGATTCGCATCGTCCGCTTCTTGTTCATTCAtttcttccccctctttctcctcctcaagttcttcttccgtcttcctctttcgtcCAATAATGGCTTCGGTCGTGAATCCGTCTTGttcctcttcgccttcaaATCGAAGAGCAGGATCGATTGGAATTGCAGCTGCGTCCTTGAGCTCGTTGACCACCGGTGGCATCTCATCGTCAACCACTAGATCCGTGGAACTTTGACGAGCGTCGAGATCAAGCGCCAAAGCTATATTTGTACCATCCCTGGGGTCTAAGTTAATCTTGGTTCCATTGGGTATCAAATCCCCGCTGGGAGACGCCCCAGACATGATAGCTGTCTGCAAAGCGGGGATGGGCGAGAGCGTGCGATGCGAGTATGTTGACGATTTAACTGAAAGTGGTACGGTCGAAGGGGATACCACAGTGTACATGGTCTACTCAATGAGGGGGGAAGAGATAAAGGCTAAGCGCTGTCAGCGTCTGGCCCACTTCCATATCTCGGCCCAAAATAAACAAAAGTCGGTGAAAGGAAAGATAATCCAGGTGCCCCGCATCCGATATTCACCGCAATGTGTTACGTAACGATATTCCTCCACTTCGATGGCCGATAAAAAgc includes the following:
- a CDS encoding membrane protein, which gives rise to MTSATGAIIYKAFAPTIKMMICITIGFVLTKKGIFAPANAKGVSILSLNVGLPALVFGSMISAFTSENIKAFGSLILIAFLYMILGFICAWFVRELFFVPPDFRYGILVMGTISNWGNLPTAVVQTLAKSAPFDPDTDVELGIAYIAVFILAMNVCLFPMGLHKMCAWDFRQENLVKPRPPPVKERWGKRLRAIKGMFKKDKTAKKEDSDNDEKIEEITNGLPSPETEIYTSKTSTDYGERGEEPSEMIQRARFTSGADVVRKKSRASSFHSMMETTRPIPPTAPLDASGIAEPCHAPSSTNPDQLLPVCSRPIEAYQYHHPVTPAPSVHKPSWSQRLLKLAREFVMPLTVAIIMGIICSVIPPVKALFVTVDGWSGTRIPYAPDGNPPLSFITDTATFLGGMTIPAGLILLGASFGRLKMPKKWSDMPIGAIIAMMAFKMIIIPVFGVFVVQAFRDDTGLYPKDDKMRTFVSILLAGTPAAVNQLVITQLYNPEGTADTLSSFLALQYVLMPILSTILAAVALYITEQV
- a CDS encoding mannose-P-dolichol utilization defect 1, producing MSANSLVTAITHNIPYFARAPLEALIGEECYGTLVYDFNITDSECLKYALSKGLGFGIVVGGSIVKIPQIIKIVSDQSARGLSLSAYALETVAYSINLAYNSRNAFPFSTYGETFFLAIQNVIITLLIIHLAPQKGAVIGARPLSSKRNTNDRKVLTGAVITAATGFFLWSGTLCPLSLLSILQAATLPLSLISKAPQIMTNYKYRSTGNLSAFAVFNNFFGCVARVFTTKQEVDDPLIFWGFASAAMLNAVLAVQMIMYWKDSEDNEEVRRHNASEKGLPDVLEKAGGILEGDTGKRSSRKLD
- a CDS encoding mitochondrial import receptor subunit tom22, which translates into the protein MVVVVEEVRDEAAEEVVLQEGENESDFETDSEVSSTISDDDDFNPADESFYDRVAALKDIVPPQTRSSLYNRYKSTTGWAWWGIQSAGSLAWLVSTSALLVGLPLALAIEDEARVVAQEKEMQMQSAGQQQMLGAPQGQQPQGVLPPGF
- a CDS encoding Atypical/ABC1/ABC1-B protein kinase, with the translated sequence MLFLLTTGGQPITTRAFQRSFHGALGGSVAATHRPLLARPLTNRTTPNGVLSTLKTSNPAHQRGFETEKRRQNAIHMEVRLPVVKRSLYTSRISRNTLQPNTSPIPLTYLSSSPRRLRRLRNLLILLSLLSILYYTYPPFRHTAIAVVRCARVMKAVSIDVWDYKQVFAAEERLGASGKGLTDEEIEIKRKARRACHKRSAERLLEALKKNSGIYVKLGQHVAAVQVLPKEWTETMRPLQDQCFPTPVQRTDEMLRADLGMGIDDMFTDFEPNPIGVASLAQVHRGVDKRTGRAVAVKVQHADLQEFAAVDMATVNFAIHFVKYVFPDFEFSWLGEEMNEMLPLEMDFRHEAANSARCMGDFLHLKGKTSLYLPEVFWAERRCMVMEFIEGGRVDDLMYLKKHKIDRNQVSQELARIFSQMVYINGYFHADPHHGNLLIRPKASGSTSPFNFDVCLLDHGQYFDVPDDLRVNYAHFWLSLIKSTSKKTIAERRHYARLVGNIDDDMYPILESAITGQINMADESNTHDSANDPRPTSLLDSKTFDKDQIRKLRAAMLEREGLIASIFELLRIVPRRMLMILKLSDLQRSLDQSLATTHGQSRVFVIVARYCAKAIWQADYANFRKSLSTQGFSVSLFKSFINSFFDYAYWNTTLGLVELGLDARARSIKIVLWFDGLVKGGLKAAEAEMAGLSSDGAIPATA